A stretch of Paenibacillus mucilaginosus 3016 DNA encodes these proteins:
- a CDS encoding sulfurtransferase, whose product MARCQTAERRGRPYLASAEAIREALTASGVRDGRTVVVYDDGGGVTAARVFYVLEAFGWRDKVKVLNGGFAAWKAAGKAVSTDTPSVEAGSIAALTLDERRVTTKERIQAGLEGAVILDTRSREEYTGEDTRTNRKGGHIPGAVHREWKDSLLPPDENGVVRFKPAGQLLQEFEEAGVRRDRVVVPHCQSNQRGAHSYFVLRLLGYEDVRPYEGSWDEWGNAEDTEVEG is encoded by the coding sequence GTGGCTCGATGTCAAACGGCTGAAAGACGCGGACGGCCGTACCTCGCATCCGCTGAAGCCATAAGGGAAGCGCTCACCGCAAGCGGCGTCCGGGACGGCCGCACCGTTGTCGTCTACGACGATGGCGGCGGCGTGACGGCGGCCCGTGTGTTCTATGTGCTCGAAGCCTTCGGCTGGCGGGACAAGGTCAAGGTACTGAACGGCGGATTCGCCGCATGGAAGGCTGCGGGAAAAGCGGTGTCCACCGACACGCCGAGTGTCGAAGCAGGTTCGATCGCGGCTCTGACCCTGGACGAGCGCAGGGTGACGACCAAGGAGCGGATCCAGGCCGGGCTGGAAGGCGCCGTCATTCTTGACACGCGTTCTCGCGAAGAATATACCGGCGAGGACACCCGGACGAACCGCAAAGGCGGACATATCCCCGGAGCCGTACACCGGGAGTGGAAGGATTCCCTTCTGCCTCCTGACGAGAACGGCGTCGTCCGCTTCAAGCCGGCCGGTCAGCTGCTGCAGGAATTCGAGGAAGCCGGCGTACGCCGCGATCGGGTGGTCGTGCCGCACTGCCAGTCCAATCAGCGGGGGGCGCATTCTTACTTCGTGCTTCGTCTGCTCGGGTATGAGGATGTGAGGCCATATGAAGGCTCCTGGGACGAATGGGGGAACGCGGAGGATACAGAGGTAGAGGGATAG
- a CDS encoding rhodanese-like domain-containing protein: MTQDSRANHGGTGTREAGGERSAGYPNAQLLVEPDWLEEHAASADVVLLDARAQGYGEGHIPGASWLDVKRLKDADGRTSHPLKP; this comes from the coding sequence GTGACACAGGATAGCAGAGCCAATCATGGTGGAACAGGAACACGAGAAGCCGGGGGCGAACGGAGTGCCGGTTATCCGAATGCTCAGCTGCTGGTAGAGCCGGATTGGCTGGAGGAGCATGCCGCGTCTGCGGATGTCGTCCTGCTGGATGCCCGGGCCCAGGGCTATGGGGAAGGGCATATCCCGGGGGCGTCGTGGCTCGATGTCAAACGGCTGAAAGACGCGGACGGCCGTACCTCGCATCCGCTGAAGCCATAA